One window from the genome of Commensalibacter oyaizuii encodes:
- a CDS encoding phage tail tube protein: MASTQGAIGGYATLTIDGEVWNAENIKYKTSGFKRETVVAQTAVAGFTKMPTQGSISATLIDRKDKPIAEIMGKETATVIVRLVNGKVITGNQMWLVEQPELNTQEGKFEVNFEGDDVSEDIA, encoded by the coding sequence ATGGCATCGACACAAGGTGCGATAGGCGGATACGCCACGCTTACCATTGACGGTGAAGTTTGGAACGCTGAAAATATAAAATACAAGACGAGTGGATTTAAACGTGAAACCGTGGTGGCACAAACAGCGGTTGCTGGTTTTACCAAAATGCCCACACAAGGATCAATTTCTGCAACCTTAATTGACCGCAAAGACAAGCCCATTGCAGAGATTATGGGCAAAGAAACAGCCACAGTGATTGTAAGGCTTGTTAATGGAAAAGTGATTACAGGCAATCAAATGTGGCTTGTTGAACAACCCGAATTAAACACGCAAGAAGGCAAGTTCGAGGTTAATTTCGAAGGTGACGATGTATCAGAGGATATCGCATGA
- a CDS encoding phage tail assembly protein gives MTQPVMNTKIISLDRPVRVGDRDYTELKLREPIVNEVIQAFKTMAGKQSSVAAYDAQLILVASVSEMPIQGIEELPGRILDQAIDFVMSFQDMTPCNEPYDQWDMELIPPLQLSNGETLSEIALQEPTVKQRKMAMKQFDHYGQTIVGGLEFQVSLLTQVSGQKLASILKLPISQFTKASGYLLRFFPNGQKTGEALANN, from the coding sequence ATGACACAGCCAGTAATGAATACAAAAATTATTTCTTTAGATCGCCCTGTTCGTGTTGGTGATCGTGATTATACTGAATTAAAATTACGTGAACCTATCGTAAATGAAGTCATTCAGGCTTTCAAGACAATGGCTGGTAAACAATCCTCTGTTGCTGCTTATGATGCGCAGCTGATTTTGGTGGCAAGCGTTTCTGAAATGCCCATTCAAGGTATTGAAGAGTTGCCAGGTCGTATTTTGGATCAGGCTATCGATTTCGTTATGTCTTTTCAAGATATGACCCCTTGTAATGAGCCATATGATCAATGGGATATGGAGCTAATACCACCATTACAATTAAGTAACGGGGAAACCCTTAGCGAGATTGCTTTGCAAGAACCCACAGTAAAGCAACGTAAAATGGCGATGAAGCAATTTGATCACTATGGCCAAACGATTGTCGGGGGACTGGAATTCCAAGTATCTTTATTAACCCAGGTTTCAGGGCAAAAATTGGCAAGTATCTTAAAACTACCCATCAGTCAGTTTACGAAAGCATCCGGTTATCTTTTGCGTTTTTTTCCCAATGGCCAGAAAACTGGCGAGGCCTTAGCCAACAATTGA